From Anopheles coluzzii chromosome 3, AcolN3, whole genome shotgun sequence, the proteins below share one genomic window:
- the LOC120955682 gene encoding signal transducing adapter molecule 2, translated as MSLFGTTSTLNADIEKTTSENNTTENWGLILDICDRVNNGSATPKDCLKCIIKRLNSPNPHVVMKAITLLDACVNNCGKQFHLEVASREFETEFKKLLQKSQPKVTTKLKLTLKRWAEDVFKSDPQLDLIPSLYRKLRDEGHDFNDPSATPKRETTLSKDPNVVSSQQEEDDIAKAIELSLKEVKNTQSPKMMSSSGTSASSLYPSALLSTAPAAEPRKVRALYDFEAAEDNELTFQAGEIIMVLDDSDPNWWKGQNQRGEGLFPSNFVTADLSVEPESLAASGKGAKKSVQFSDEQKQDGAKDGQQKHLLQPATVEINEEKIDRLLHLIHEADPEDPSQDTEEMLQLEQLVNQMGPMIDAELERVDRKHAQLTQSSSDLVDAINLYHNLMREPDRSAMMSMGGPVPAGGAYGTPGGYPGSSMNPMYGMPAMYQSLPGVGMYPMGPSQPPSMPGYGMTHLRHDMTQMNVGTMPQFPTPAQQPPPQQAGMHHLSHQHHQPHPMQTVAQNGPTTNGMLSQGAPPTTSLAGVGNQQQQQQSTTSVAPQTMPNMPMPQQQQLGGMPQGFANPTSPPPVGMSGGPPSHHQMQPAPPNPNQQTLPQMRPGGGQPPVSYPSYVPQQQQQQQPVSQQMPQTAVPQGMQGAGGPPPPSAQPNANHHPNQQQMSMPQAHYPPTSGAPTHHHPQQQQQQPQQQQFMPQMGPPQMANFPPMGAPMNMFPPGGPGGIGGPLSINTNHQGPQNIPIYQQQR; from the exons CGATATAG AGAAAACAACAAGCGAAAACAATACGACGGAAAATTGGGGCCTCATACTGGACATCTGCGACCGGGTAAACAATGGATCGGCCACACCGAAGGATTGCTTAAAATGCATCATCAAACGATTGAATTCGCCCAACCCGCACGTGGTTATGAAAGCAATAACG CTGCTCGATGCATGCGTTAACAACTGTGGCAAACAGTTCCACCTGGAAGTGGCCTCGCGGGAGTTTGAAACGGAGTTTAAGAAGCTGTTGCAGAAAAGCCAACCCAAAGTGACCACG AAGCTAAAACTTACCCTGAAACGTTGGGCCGAGGATGTGTTCAAGTCGGATCCGCAGCTCGACCTGATACCGTCGCTGTACAGGAAGCTGCGTGACGAGGGGCACGACTTTAACGACCCGTCCGCCACACCAAAGCGCGAAACGACGCTCAGCAAAGACCCGAACGTCGTGTCTAGTCagcaggaggaggacgacATTGCGAAAGCGATCGAACTGTCGCTGAAGGAAGTCAAAAACACGCAATCTCCGAAGATGATGTCATCGTCCGGAACG AGTGCTTCATCTTTATATCCTTCCGCTTTGTTATCTACTGCACCAGCGGCAGAACCGAGGAAG GTTCGAGCGCTGTACGATTTTGAGGCAGCCGAAGACAATGAGCTAACGTTCCAGGCCGGCGAAATCATCATGGTGCTGGACGATTCCGATCCGAACTGGTGGAAGGGTCAGAACCAGCGCGGGGAGGGTCTTTTCCCATCCAACTTTGTCACCGCCGACCTGTCCGTCGAGCCGGAATCGCTGGCGGCGTCCGGCAAGGGCGCGAAAAAGAGTGTCCAGTTTTCGGACGAGCAAAAGCAGGACGGCGCCAAGGACGGGCAGCAGAAGCATCTGCTGCAGCCGGCGACGGTGGAAATCAACGAGGAAAAGATTGACCGGCTGCTGCATCTGATACACGAGGCCGATCCGGAGGATCCGTCCCAGGACACGGAGGAGATGctgcagctcgagcagctggTCAACCAGATGGGCCCGATGATCGATGCCGAGCTGGAGCGGGTCGATCGCAAGCACGCCCAGCTGACGCAGTCGAGCAGCGATCTGGTGGACGCGATCAATCTCTACCACAACCTGATGCGCGAACCGGaccgttcggcgatgatgtcGATGGGTGGACCGGTGCCGGCCGGTGGTGCGTACGGTACGCCCGGCGGCTACCCGGGCAGCTCGATGAACCCGATGTACGGTATGCCGGCAATGTACCAGAGCCTGCCGGGTGTGGGAATGTACCCGATGGGACCTTCGCAGCCGCCGTCAATGCCGGGTTACGGTATGACCCATCTACGGCACGACATGACGCAGATGAACGTTGGCACGATGCCACAGTTTCCTACGCCAGCGCAACAGCCACCACCGCAGCAAGCTGGCATGCATCATCTTTCTCACCAACATCATCAGCCTCACCCCATGCAGACCGTGGCGCAGAACGGTCCCACCACCAATGGAATGCTTTCGCAGGGCGCACCACCAACCACGTCGTTGGCtggagttggcaaccagcagcagcagcagcagtccacGACGTCGGTCGCTCCACAGACGATGCCAAATATGCCGAtgcctcagcagcagcagctcggggGAATGCCGCAAGGATTTGCCAATCCTACGTCACCTCCGCCTGTGGGAATGTCCGGCGGTCCGCCATCGCACCATCAAATGCAACCGGCACCACCCAATCCGAATCAACAGACGCTTCCGCAGATGCGACCGGGCGGAGGACAGCCTCCCGTCAGCTATCCGAGTTACGttccccagcagcagcagcagcagcagccagtgtCCCAACAGATGCCGCAAACCGCCGTCCCGCAGGGAATGCAGGGCGCTGgtggaccaccaccaccatcagcccAACCGAACGCGAACCATCATCCCAACCAGCAGCAGATGAGCATGCCACAGGCCCACTATCCTCCCACATCTGGCGCACCAACTCACCAtcatccgcagcagcagcagcaacaaccgcagcagcaacagttcaTGCCCCAGATGGGACCACCGCAGATGGCCAACTTCCCCCCGATGGGCGCCCCAATGAACATGTTCCCGCCCGGTGGGCCCGGTGGAATCGGAGGACCACTGTCCATCAACACGAACCACCAGGGACCGCAGAACATTCCCatctaccagcagcagcggtaa
- the LOC120955683 gene encoding uncharacterized protein LOC120955683 translates to MFARCTSALLRRYCSASNSSKLAEAIASSVEGADKESISALLVAVPELSKYAPEQWHRTAKLLSTEGLELEKTLSIIGGHPAILVRPVEKIAESLHCWRSCQFGDANMKVLVSAHPYLLDYTNHGQLAQRVAFLHSHFETRKNVYRLFLAAPNLLVDEQHVTEAKIAYLLQAMRHEVLEVVKSSAFAHDLDHLRCRHTFLERLGLFKPRSLKAEKSTPTGNPPLHQITDTSDKRFAVKVAYVTLEEYEVFQELFRREMEQDEQDETDDELDREEVESEPKRSAYHKKGR, encoded by the exons ATGTTTGCAAGGTGTACATCGGCATTATTGCGGAGATATTGCTCCGCAAGCAATTCTTCAAAGCTG GCCGAAGCGATTGCATCCTCCGTGGAAGGTGCGGACAAGGAAAGCATCAGTGCGCTGCTGGTCGCCGTGCCGGAACTCTCCAAATACGCCCCCGAACAGTGGCACCGCACAGCGAAACTGCTCAGCACGGAAGGGCTCGAGCTGGAAAAGACACTCTCCATCATCGGCGGCCACCCGGCCATACTGGTGCGGCCGGTGGAAAAGATCGCGGAAAGCTTACACTGCTGGCGGTCGTGCCAGTTCGGGGACGCCAACATGAAGGTGCTGGTGTCGGCCCATCCCTACCTGCTCGATTACACCAACCACGGGCAGCTGGCGCAACGGGTCGCCTTTCTGCACTCACACTTTGAGACGCGCAAAAACGTGTACCGGCTGTTTCTGGCCGCCCCGAACCTGCTGGTGGACGAGCAGCACGTGACGGAGGCAAAGATCGCCTACCTGCTGCAGGCGATGCGCCACGAGGTACTGGAGGTGGTGAAATCCAGCGCCTTTGCGCACGATCTGGACCATTTGCGCTGCCGGCACACGTTCCTGGAGCGGCTGGGACTGTTTAAGCCGCGGTCGCTCAAGGCGGAGAAAAGCACACCGACGGGCAATCCTCCGCTGCACCAGATTACGGACACGAGCGACAAGCGGTTCGCGGTGAAGGTGGCGTACGTTACGCTGGAAGAGTACGAAGTGTTTCAGGAGCTGTTCCGGCGCGAGATGGAGCAGGACGAGCAGGACGAAACGGACGATGAGCTGGACCGGGAGGAGGTGGAAAGTGAACCAAAGCGAAGTGCGTACCATAAGAAGGGCAGGTAG